In Rhodanobacteraceae bacterium, the DNA window TACATGAGTCCGGAGCAGGCGGGTGTGCGCTATGGGCCGGTCGAGGCGGACGTCGATGCGCGCAGCGATGTCTACGCGCTCGGCGTGGTGCTGTACCAACTGGTGGCCGGCGCGCCGCCCTTCCTCGCCAGCCAGTTCAGCGAGAGCAGCAGCGAGGAGCTGCGGCGGCACTTCGACCAGCATCCGGTGATGCCGCCGAGCGAACGCCTGCGCCTGACCGACGATCCACGCGGCGCGCGCGATGTTGCCGGCGACCTCGATGCGATCGTCGCGCGCGCCATGCATCGCGAGCACGATGCGCGCTACGAGTCGGTGGCGGAGCTGGTGGACGAGCTGCAACGCTGGCTGGAGCACCGCCCGGTGCGGGCCCGACCGGTCACGCGCACCCACCGCGCGCGGCTGTACCTGCGGCGCAACCGGCTGCAGGTCGGGGTAGCGAGCGCCTTGACCCTGACGCTGGCGGCGGGCTTCGCGACCGCCACCTGGGGCTTGCTGCAGGCGCGCCAGGAGCGCGACCTGGCGGCCGCACGCCAGCACGAGCTGGAGCGTGTCAGCGAGTTCCAGCAATCGATGCTGAGCGGACTCGATCCGGCGCAGCTCGGCCTGTCGCTGAAGGCCAGCTTGCAGCAGCAACTGGCGGCCTCGCTGAAGGGCAACCCCGAGGCGCCCGCGCGCCTGACCGAGTTCGAACGCTCCCTGGCGCTCGCCAACCCCACCGAGGCCGCACGCCAGCTGATCGACACGCAGCTGTTGCGACGCGGGCTGCAGGCGGTCGCCAGTGAGCTGGCCGATCAACCGCAAGTGGCCGCGGAGCTGCGCATCGCCATCGCCAACGCTTACCTTGCCGCGGGCGCCTACGCGGCCGCACTCGATGCCGCGGACCTGGCCCTCGCTGACCTCGCACCTCTGCTCGGCCCGCACCATCCGAAACCCCTGTCGGCGCGCTTGTTGCGCGCCCAGCTGATGAAGCAACTCGGACGCGGGCGCGAGGACCTGCCCGCACTGGCTCGGCTCATCGCCGACGCTCGCGAGGCCGGCGAAGCGGGTGCCCAGGTGGCGCTGGATGCGGGAATGCTGCAATCCGAAACCCGCGCACTGGAGATGGGCGAACTGGCGGACGGCGTGCGCATGGGTGCGGACCTGCTGAAGGCCTACGAGGCACGCTTCGGTGCCGATGCGCCCGAGACGATTGCGGCGCTGCAAGTGCAGGCGGCCCTGGTGGCGCGCAAAGATGGTCACGCCGCCGCGACACCCTTGTTCGAACGCGCGATGGCTGCGCTCGAACGGCGTCTCGGCGAGCAGAGTCCGCGTACCATCGCGGCGATCGAACTGCTCGGCAACAACCTGGGAATGCAGGGCGAGTTCGCGCGCGCGCTTCCGCTGCACCGGCGCGCCGCCGAGCTGCGCCGGCAGGTGCAGGGCGACCAGCACCCGCAGACACTGCAGGCGCGCAACAGCCTGGCGATCACACTCTCGCGGACCGGGGAGTTGGCGCCGGCGATCAAGATTGCACGCGAGGTCCTCGAACTGCGCACCCGCTCGCTCGGGCGCGATCATCCGCAGACCCTGCGCAGCATGCTCAACCTCGGTGCCTTCCTGGCCCACGCGGACGACATCGAAGGCGCCGCCGCGAT includes these proteins:
- a CDS encoding serine/threonine protein kinase, which produces MSTQSQSQPPTRPTPLPSLAGVPLTQVDAERSDTLAAELQVGQRIGPFELKRLLGAGGMGQVFLADQLHPVQRQVALKFMQHRLASDHAAVRFEIERQALARMSHPAIAQVFEAGATADGFPYLAMEYVPGEPITSYCRIHGLDLRARLGLFIDAARGVQHAHQKHILHLDLKPANLLVSEVDGKPHPKIIDFGLAVSAVRIPGQRNSFALAGTPGYMSPEQAGVRYGPVEADVDARSDVYALGVVLYQLVAGAPPFLASQFSESSSEELRRHFDQHPVMPPSERLRLTDDPRGARDVAGDLDAIVARAMHREHDARYESVAELVDELQRWLEHRPVRARPVTRTHRARLYLRRNRLQVGVASALTLTLAAGFATATWGLLQARQERDLAAARQHELERVSEFQQSMLSGLDPAQLGLSLKASLQQQLAASLKGNPEAPARLTEFERSLALANPTEAARQLIDTQLLRRGLQAVASELADQPQVAAELRIAIANAYLAAGAYAAALDAADLALADLAPLLGPHHPKPLSARLLRAQLMKQLGRGREDLPALARLIADAREAGEAGAQVALDAGMLQSETRALEMGELADGVRMGADLLKAYEARFGADAPETIAALQVQAALVARKDGHAAATPLFERAMAALERRLGEQSPRTIAAIELLGNNLGMQGEFARALPLHRRAAELRRQVQGDQHPQTLQARNSLAITLSRTGELAPAIKIAREVLELRTRSLGRDHPQTLRSMLNLGAFLAHADDIEGAAAITRECYERRKAALGPDNPDVYTAGLNLADFEIIRGKASEGLRLAEEAHAQRSRLLGPDHGDTLVAEGLLGRALAAAGEYRRAIPLLEATVADAEESERAQAMAAWYLALAYRGVGRAAEAQALIHSRTAGLFEATHDELNPPERHALAQLKEYLKQ